A DNA window from Solanum lycopersicum chromosome 3, SLM_r2.1 contains the following coding sequences:
- the LOC138347508 gene encoding uncharacterized protein has protein sequence MVRTRETIVPTPTLTRQGASEPTIGVVTRGGEVTRGLGRGCRRTPTSGRGQTPGPARNRAVTPPPTDEVVREGQTPPVFSTPVPQVQGVHYGAAMSPRMDASLEVGTFLRLTTGSIMTGDQGEIFIKFLKLKPPVFKGAESEDVYDFLADCHELLHKMDIVERFGVEYATHLCFRPQERIRRFVKGLRSYLQIPALQVVAAVKSFQEVVDFVIELENRGGHGRGRHSGGRGGQGNGGHQFNRGGGQVGTTTVQLGRGNGQTGDRAHGYAFPGRSEAETSYAVITGTFLIFDYMASVLFDPGSTFSYVSSSFATGLDLYCDLLDMPIRVSTPVGESVIVDEVYSSFLVTFVWSNTHVDLIILEMISFDVFLGMTWLSPNFAILDCNAKTLTLAKPGTDPLVWEGDYISTPIRIIYCLCAKSMVSKGCLAFLVHLGDDTSKVPSIESVSIVREFLNVFPTDLPGMPPDMEIDFYINLEPGTLPISIPPYRMAPTKLRELKAQFQELLDYRQVNKVTIKNKYPIPRIDDLFDKLEGACVFSKIDLRFGYHQLKIRATNVPKTAFRTREYMGSLAHLQVSRRPLAREVQTLANDFMRLEVLEKGGFLASMEARSSFLDNIKGKQFVDEKLSGIQDMVLRGEAKEAIIDEEGVLRIKGRVCVPRVDDLTHTTLTEAHSSRLTKSAHLIPVKRTYNAEKVVKLYISGIVQLHGVPLSIIPDRDRKVRDLDFMEGEQVLLKVSPMKDVMRCGKRGKLCPRYIGPFEVLKRVGEVAYELALPSGLSGVHPEEPVSILDREVSKLRSKEIASIKVQRKNWPVEESTWESEVDMQE, from the exons atggttagaactagagaaacaattgtaccaacaccaacactgacaagacagggtgcgtctgagccaaccattggggTTGTAACTCGAGGAGGAGAAGTGACAAGAGGCCTTGGTAGAGGTTGCAGGAGGACTCCCACTAGTggcagaggacaaacacctggtccagctaggaatagagcagtgactcctccaccaactgatgaggtagtgagagagg gccagacacctccagtgttttctacaccagtaCCTCAGGTTCAGGGGGTACATTATGGAGCTGCTATgtctccccgcatggatgcatcattggaagtaggcacgtttctTCGATTaactacagggtctataatgacaggtgatcagggtgaaattttcattaagttcttaaagttgaaacctccagtcttcaagggtgctgaatctgaagatgTCTATGATTTTCTGgctgattgtcatgagctgctacataagatggacatagtagaacgattcggtgttga gtatgccactcatCTTTGCTTccgtccacaagagcggattcgccgctttgtaaaaggattgaggtcatatttgcagatcccagccttacaggtagttGCTGCAgtaaaatcctttcaggaagtggttgattttgtgatagag TTAGAGAATAGAGGTGGACATGgtagaggccgccattctggaggacgtggtggccagggtaatggtggtcaccagttTAATCGAGGTGGCgggcaagttggaactactACTGTGCAacttggtaggggcaatggacagacaggtGACAGGGCCCAtggttatgctttccccgggaggtctgaagcagagacatcttaTGCTGTTATCACGGGTACTTTTTTGATCTTTGATtacatggcttctgtattgtttgatcctggatccacattttcatatgtatcttcctcctttgctactggtcttgatttatattgtgatttgcttgacatgcctattcgtgtctctactcctgtgggtgagtctgtgatagttgatgAGGTGTATAGCTCTttccttgtgacttttgtgtggagcaatactcatgtagatttgattattctagagatgatTAGTTTTGATGTatttctgggtatgacttggctttctccaaattttgcaatcttagattgtaatgctaaaactctgacattggccaagcctgggacagatccgctagtgtgggagggtgactatatttccactccaaTCCGTATTATCTATTGTCTTTGTGCTAAGAGTATGgtgagtaagggttgtttagcctTCTTGGTACATCTCGGAgatgatacttccaaagtaccttcaattgagtctgtttcgatagttcgtgagtttctgaaTGTGTTTCCtacagaccttcctggtatgccaccagatatggagattgatttttatattaatctAGAGCCGGGTACTCTCCCCATTTCCattcccccttatagaatggctccaactaagttaagagagttaaaggcccaatttcaggagttgttag actacaggcaggtgaataaggtaactattaagaacaagtatcccattcctcgcattgatgatttgttcgataaGTTagaaggtgcttgtgtcttctctaaaattgatttgagattcggttatcatcaattgaaaatacgggcaacaaatgtgccaaagactgcttttcgaaccag GGAGTatatgggtagtttagcccacttacaggtttctagacgtccattggctagagaggttcagactttggctaatgactttatgaggcttgAAGTgctagagaaaggaggatttttggcctctatggaggcaagatcttcctttcttgacaatattaagggaaaacagtttgttGATGAGAAGCTGAGTGGAATTCaagatatggtattgcgaggagaggctaaagaggcaataattgatgaggaaggcgtcttgagaattaagggaagagtatgtgttcctcgtgttgatgatttgactcACACTactcttacagaggctcatagttcgag gttaactaagtctgctcacttaaTTCCGGTCAAGaggacttacaatgcagagaaggtagtaaaactttacatctcaggaATTGTtcaattgcatggagttccactttccatcataccagatagag atcgaaaggttagggacttggattttatggagggtgaacaagtcttgctgaaggtttcacccatgaaagatGTGATGCGATGTGGTAAGAGAGGTAAGCTATGTCCGAgatatattggaccatttgaagtacttaagcgcgtgggggaggtggcctatgaattagccttgccttcaggactgtcaggagtgcaccca GAGGAGCCTGTTTctattctagatagggaggTCAGCAAGTTGAGGTcgaaggagattgcatctatcaaggttcagaGGAAGAAttggccagttgaagagtccacttgggagagtgaggttgatatgcaagaatga